The Synchiropus splendidus isolate RoL2022-P1 chromosome 1, RoL_Sspl_1.0, whole genome shotgun sequence genome includes a window with the following:
- the LOC128768466 gene encoding putative olfactory receptor 52L2, whose amino-acid sequence MGEIDSDFEQIASRSAVWKGLRSRTEKPERASCSDRLHCDAVLVPETLACQHRRLHVRNWTPSGQNLSHGTFVFDGFPELRAHRRLLALPLSAAYLAALVGNALLLYVVFSAERLQGPMYLLIGLLCLVDIAGASAIVPSTVLALLFDQDRISLAGCLAQMFVTHFLSSVESTLLLAMAVDRYLAVCRPLRYAHLMDSSVWLKLLLFTLLRSSAIIGTLVALAASLHFCGSNVLRHCYCDHMALVGLACGDSRSSRAAGLAVIACFVGVDIPLILFSYLRILGEVLRAAGGWKAFHTCATHLMVMMTFYLVGSVAFLSHNLNIPIPTGANTLLALMYILVPATVNPVIYGVRTTEIRNGFYALFRVKVKVTSPPQTFLPEPGPRCQLGFIERVQ is encoded by the exons atgggagaaATCGACtccgatttcgaacaaatcgcttctcggtCGGCCGTCTGGAAGGGACTGCGGTCGAGGACAGAG AAACCTGAGCGCGCTTCATGCAGCGACAGACTCCACTGCGACGCCGTCCTCGTGCCAGAGACGCTGGCGTGTCAGCACCGTCGGCTCCACGTCCG GAACTGGACGCCATCAGGCCAGAACCTCTCCCACGGGACCTTCGTGTTCGACGGGTTCCCCGAGCTGCGGGCTCACCGCCGCCTCCTGGCGCTGCCCCTGTCGGCGGCCTACCTGGCGGCCCTGGTGGGGAACGCGCTGCTGCTGTACGTGGTCTTCAGCGCCGAGCGCCTGCAGGGGCCCATGTACCTGCTGATCGGCCTGCTCTGCCTGGTGGACATCGCCGGGGCCTCGGCCATCGTCCCCAGCACCGTCCTGGCCCTGCTCTTTGACCAGGACCGGATCTCGCTGGCGGGCTGCTTGGCCCAGATGTTCGTCACCCACTTCCTGTCCTCGGTGGAGTCCACCCTGCTGCTGGCCATGGCCGTGGACCGGTACCTGGCCGTGTGCCGGCCGCTGCGCTACGCCCACCTCATGGATTCCTCCGTGtggctgaagctgctgctcttcacgctgctgcgcAGCAGCGCCATCATCGGGACGCTGGTGGCGCTGGCGGCCTCGCTGCACTTCTGCGGCTCCAACGTGCTCCGGCACTGCTACTGCGACCACATGGCGCTGGTGGGCCTGGCCTGCGGCGACAGCCGCAGCAGCCGGGCGGCGGGCCTGGCCGTCATCGCCTGCTTTGTGGGCGTGGACATCCCCCTCATCCTCTTCTCCTACCTGCGGATCCTGGGCGAGGTCCTGCGGGCGGCCGGCGGCTGGAAGGCCTTCCACACCTGCGCCACGCACCTGATGGTCATGATGACCTTCTACCTGGTGGGCAGCGTGGCCTTCCTGTCGCACAACCTCAACATCCCCATCCCCACCGGCGCCAACACCCTGCTGGCCCTCATGTACATCCTGGTCCCGGCCACCGTCAACCCGGTCATCTACGGGGTCCGAACCACCGAGATCAGAAACGGCTTCTACGCGCTCTTCAgagtcaaggtcaaggtcacgTCCCCCCCGCAAACCTTCCTCCCGGAGCCCGGACCCAGATGCCAACTTGGTTTTATTGAGAGGGTTCAATAA